GCGGTAGTTGAagattttcttttcaattgtCGAGGGCATCTCGAGCTGCTTCATCAGCCAGGGTTGCTCTTGGCGAGGCTCATGTGGGCCAGAGCAACGTGTGGTAGTTCCTCTTCCATGTCTAGCAGCCGCTTCTCATGCAGATTGCTCTCCAAGCCGTTGTACAGCAAGCTCTCGGTAAAGGCATCCGTCGTCCCTCCTGTGCTGCTGGCATAGACGTACAGAAATCTGTGCTGGGCATCGACCAGGGCCAGCATAATGAACTGCCTGTAGTTGGTGTAGATGGCATCCGTGTCCGTCTTCAAGCGGAAGGCAATGTGATGACTGTCTGCAACAAATGACAAAGCAACCCGTTGAGCTGAAATTACCTTTGTGGGGGAGGAAGAAC
The sequence above is a segment of the Drosophila subobscura isolate 14011-0131.10 chromosome U, UCBerk_Dsub_1.0, whole genome shotgun sequence genome. Coding sequences within it:
- the LOC117900495 gene encoding uncharacterized protein LOC117900495, with protein sequence MRYVVEEVIMAKVKELKATCLQAPQTWENWLSLAKEFEQLWQFPHCLVSLDSHHIAFRLKTDTDAIYTNYRQFIMLALVDAQHRFLYVYASSTGGTTDAFTESLLYNGLESNLHEKRLLDMEEELPHVALAHMSLAKSNPG